The sequence ATTTTGTAGGATTTTAGAATTGCAACAAATTCTTTTAAGCTTCTGTTTGAATGCCCTATTGAATAGATTCTTGCCACAGCAGAATTAATATTTACAAGGCTTATTACTCTTTTGATGACAGAGCTTTCAACAACACTTGCAGGTTTGAAACTCAAAAACCCTTTGATTTTAGCTTCAGGTATTTTAGGCGAGACAGGTGAAAGTCTGCTAAAAGTTGCTAAAGCAGGTGCTGGGGCGCTTGTTACAAAATCAATCGGTCTAGAACCAAGCTCAGGTTACGCAAATCCTACAGTTGTCGAACTGGAATATGGGCTATTAAACGCGATCGGGCTGGCAAATCCGGGCATTGAGGAATACGGTAAAGAGCTAAAAATAGCGCTAAAATCTAAGGTGCCTGTCATCGGCAGTATATTTGGAAAAACTCCAGAAGAATTTGCAGAACTTGCAAAGAGAATGCAAGGGCTTGGAGCTCACGCTCTAGAGCTAAACCTTTCATGTCCTCATGCTAAAGGCTATGGTGTAGAGCTTGGAAGAGATGCAAAGCTTGTTTATGAAGTTGTAAAAAAAGTAAAAAGCAGTGTAAAAATACCTGTTTTCGCAAAGCTCTCGAATATAAATATTATTGAAGTAGCAAAAAGCGCACAGCATGCTGGCTGCGATGCCCTTGTTGCAATAAATTCAGCAAAGGCTATGAAAATAGATGTCAACCTTAAAATCCCAGTACTGTCAAATAAAACAGGAGGCTACTCCGGCCCTGCAATTAAACCGCTTGGCGTAGCTTCTGTTTATGAGCTTGCGAAAAATGTTAAAATACCAGTTATCGGCTGCGGGGGAATAATGACCGGGGAGGACGTTGTTGAATATTTGCTTGCAGGCGCAAGCGCTGTTCAGATAGGCTCCGGTGTTTATTACA comes from Candidatus Thermoplasmatota archaeon and encodes:
- a CDS encoding dihydroorotate dehydrogenase, with translation MTELSTTLAGLKLKNPLILASGILGETGESLLKVAKAGAGALVTKSIGLEPSSGYANPTVVELEYGLLNAIGLANPGIEEYGKELKIALKSKVPVIGSIFGKTPEEFAELAKRMQGLGAHALELNLSCPHAKGYGVELGRDAKLVYEVVKKVKSSVKIPVFAKLSNINIIEVAKSAQHAGCDALVAINSAKAMKIDVNLKIPVLSNKTGGYSGPAIKPLGVASVYELAKNVKIPVIGCGGIMTGEDVVEYLLAGASAVQIGSGVYYRGVDIFKKVCTELSCWMKKNKYKKLDEFVGLALSE